In Elephas maximus indicus isolate mEleMax1 chromosome Y, mEleMax1 primary haplotype, whole genome shotgun sequence, the sequence tattttccaaaattgttaacGCAACCAAATTCTAATTAACTGCTCAAATTCATTTTATATTATATTCATGTTCATAACTGCTTAAAATACATCaattcaataaaaaaacaaaactgtgaaaGATTTGGTAATGTCAGACCTCAGGTTTTCATTGTATATTTAAAACACCTTTATCTTCTAATCAAAGCCAACTTTTAAACTTTGCTAACAGTGGCTTTTTCTGTCTAAGACAGAACAAAGCACACTAAAATATGCCAAGTTTTAGTTCGCTAATTAGCAACCATCCTCAGTTACTGGCATTTAGTTCACTGGTGGGCTCAGAGAGAAAACTGAGGGTGGTTATGTCTACACATTCAGCTTCTCAGAAAAATACAAAGCCATGAAGCTGAAACTGTACGGAAAAACATTTTATCTGGAAACATCTTCTATTTCTCAATTaccaaagaaatttaaaataaagtacCTTTACTCTTTAAAGATCCTGAAGGATAATtaataattttccttctatttcttcaccagAGTAGACTCGCTGAATAGCAAGTTTACAAAATGCTCTGTCATGAATCCCTAGATCTTTCAGGTTACTGTAAATTTGATACTTTTCATGCAGATTTAAAATTTGGGATtgtgtataaatatgtaaaataagcAACACACAGCTAGACTACATTTACACATCAAGTTTCAAAAAGATCTTGTGAGCCCAATTTTCCTCAAAAAGATTCCAAAATTTAGTGTACAATAAGCCTCACTTTCAGAATGCAACTGTTCCAAGACAAACAGCATGAATGGAACAATAAAATGAACAGGAATGAGCAAAGCTTTTCAATGAGATTTTCTAAAAGTTTGCTCTGCTAGAAACCTAACAATACAAAGAATGTCAAAGGAAACATATTTGCctgctaaacaaaatgaaaattaaatacaaatcTAACTATTCTTCCATGTTCAACAATGTCCGGCTCAAACAGGAAGTTTCACTGTCATGTCATCGGAAAATGTTaaggcaaaggaaatgatttttttatCACAATTAAAGCTGACAGTACAATCTCCCCTTTGTATTAGCAGATGTCTCTGTTGTATGTAAAGATTTTTTATGTGTGCGAGGAAAAGCCGAAAAAATTATCTTTAGAGTTACCAACCTTAAATTATTTTAGCTTTAAGTCAAGAGTCTTAGAAGAATACCATGAAGGTGAATGAAGTATTTAAATAAACAGTAAAACTTCTAAGACTGTAAAGTTCATTACAGTATCTGGGGCTATGAATTAAAAGCAACTGAATTTTTGTCACTTTTCCTCACTATACAAACTGGAAAGAATTCAGAACACTATCTTGAATAACAGGTAAAGAAAATTTAACTAGAGGCAATAATCCTATTGGCACACAGCAGAAATCAATGTACACAGTACTGTATGTGAATGACACTGCGTTTAAAATCAATTTTCTGTTTTACGGTGGGTATCTCTACAAAAGACTGTAAGGAGTACAGTTAGGGCAGGCCAACTTCTTTATGATGCCTCATTATGTGCTGGTTCTTTTCTGAAGGTCTCCGGAACCCTTTCTTGCAGTGCTCACAACGGTGAGGATAGTCTTTAGTATGAATGGAAATAACGTGCCGTTTAAAGCCTGAGGCATCCGTAGTGCTATACTCACAGTACTCACACTGATACACTTTCCTGCCACTGTGGGTCTTCATATGCTTCTTAAGCTCATTCTGTTGCCTAAATCCCTTTCTACATCTCTTACACCTAAATGGAAGATCCTTTGTGTGGACTGAGAGAATGTGGCGACTTAGAACAAATGGGTCTGCAATCTTAAAGTCACAATGTCTACACTGGTGCATTTTTTTACCCTTGTGGGCAGCCACATGTTTCTTGAGTTCTGAAGGCCTGTGAAAGCCCTTATCACACATGTCACACTTGTGGGGGTAGTCCTTCGTGTGAACTGAAATTATGTGTCGTTTCAAATCACTTGAGTTCGAACTCTTGTGGTCGCAATGCAAACACTGGTGtgttttgctttcttggtggataACAGCATGTTGCTGCACCTCTTTGGTATCCGAGAAAGTCAGAAGACAAATGTCACACCTATATGGCATCTCTTTACTATGCTTAGTTTTTACATGAGTTTTCAAGTTAGAAGAGTCTGCAGACCTATATTCGCAGTACTGGCATTGGTAGGGTTTCTCCCCAGTATGGATCCGCATGTGCTTTTTCAGCTCTGAAGGGTGACGAAAACCTTTACCGCACTCcacacaaatatgaggaaagttcttgctatggactgccaaaaggtgGCGATTCAATAGCCCCTGCTCAGCTGTCTCGTATTCACAGAATTTACACTTGTGCATTTTGCTGGATCCCTTTTCCTTATGCACCATTTTGTGAGTAAACAAAGCCCCAGTGTGAGAGAAATGCTTCCCACACTCATCGCATTCAATGGCCTTCTCGGCCTTGCTGGTCAACTTGTGGCTCTCTAGGTGGTTGTGTAAACTTATCTTCTTGTTGGTAGTGTAATCACAGTCAGTACAGCGGTATTTCTTCTTGGTAAGATGTTCAGGATGGTTTTTCATGTGCCTTTTCAAGAAGCCTCTCGACTTAAACTTCTTCCCACAAATCATGCAAGGATAAACAGTCAAGGGATGTCCATCAGGGCCAATAATTATTGctagcaaaaggaaaagaaaggcaaaTGCAAGATCAAAGTTGTTTTCTTCAAGAATTTAAATTGTGTGTTCTGAACCTAAAATATACCATTTACCACTTAAAattcctttgtttttcaacatGAACGATTTAACAACCTAGTCATAAAGAAAACCTGGTCTGGAAAGTTTATTCAGTATTACTATACCAATCTATCTCCAGTCTAAAAACTATAAATCAGAAGTTACATCAATTTAGAGACCTGCATAAAAatcatttattaaattaaaattcaCTACTTCTGCTTTGATTATTCAAAGAAAATATatgcttaaagtttaactacatCTATAAAAATCTTTTAGTatgcaaatatatacacaaaatataCAAGAAAGGAGTTTGTCCTATGTACAAGTACTTGTCCTGCTCCTCTGTAAATTATGCTTGCTCTATACTAGCATAGTTAGATTTTTAAATTTACGTTAATTAATCCATTTTAGGGATCCTTGTCTATATAATCActgtggggagggggggagatCACCTGAGCCTTTTAACTGTTTATCCTGAAGGTTTTAGTcaccatttgtttctttttatctaaGAAAATCATTCACGAATATCACTGAATTCTTAAAATGATGTTTTATGATTCAATACAGAAAAGCTGGATACGGTCTAGCAGCTAAAATGCCATCAGAACACCTCTGTGGACACATACTAGATTCAGTCTGGGAGCTGGCACAGAACTCTGTGCTGTGGAACTTGTGAGCCCTCACCTGTTTGGTACTGCCTGGAATCag encodes:
- the LOC126069880 gene encoding zinc finger X-chromosomal protein encodes the protein MDEDELELQPQEPNSFFDGIGADVTHMVGDQIVVEVQETVFVSDVVDSDITVHNFPPEDPDSVVIQDVIEDVVIENVQCSDILEEADVSENVIIPEQVLESDISEEVSLTHCTVPNDVLASDITSASMSMPEHVLTHEPIRVPDVGNVEHVVHDNVVEAEIVTDTLTTDIVSEEVLVADCTSEAVIDANGIPVDQQDDDKGNCEDYLMISLDDAGKLGHDGTSGITMDTESEIDPCKVDGTCPEVIKVYIFKADPGEDDLGGTVDIVESEPENDHGVELLDQNSSIRVPREKMVYMTVNDSQQEDEDLNVAEIADEVYMEVIVGEEDAAVAAAAAAAVHEQQMDDSEIKTFVPIAWAAAYGNNSDGIENRNGTASALLHIDESAGLGRVTKQKPKKRRRPDSRQYQTAIIIGPDGHPLTVYPCMICGKKFKSRGFLKRHMKNHPEHLTKKKYRCTDCDYTTNKKISLHNHLESHKLTSKAEKAIECDECGKHFSHTGALFTHKMVHKEKGSSKMHKCKFCEYETAEQGLLNRHLLAVHSKNFPHICVECGKGFRHPSELKKHMRIHTGEKPYQCQYCEYRSADSSNLKTHVKTKHSKEMPYRCDICLLTFSDTKEVQQHAVIHQESKTHQCLHCDHKSSNSSDLKRHIISVHTKDYPHKCDMCDKGFHRPSELKKHVAAHKGKKMHQCRHCDFKIADPFVLSRHILSVHTKDLPFRCKRCRKGFRQQNELKKHMKTHSGRKVYQCEYCEYSTTDASGFKRHVISIHTKDYPHRCEHCKKGFRRPSEKNQHIMRHHKEVGLP